In the genome of Streptomyces liliifuscus, the window GGACCTCGGGGTCGCCGCCTGCACTCCCGCCGCTCCGGCCGCCCGCCGCCGCACTCCGGTGCGGGGCGGCGCGCACGTAGCCGAAGCACCGTTCCGGGCGACCTTCCTGGCCCAGGACCCCGACGGGTGGGCGCGGCTGTGCCGGCTGGTGTCCGCCACTCACGCCGCCGCGTTTGCCGCCGGCGCTCCGCCGGCGGCGTCGTGGGAGCACCTGCGCCAGTACGCGGGCAGCGGCCTGGTGGTGATGCTCGGCCCTGCCTCCGAACCGCTGCGCGCCCTCTCTGCAGGCCGTGCGGACATCGCCGAACAGCTCCTGGAGCCGTGGCGGCAGGCCGCGGGCGAAGGTCTGCGGTTGGAGGTCGTGTGCTGGGGCCTGCCTGGGACCGGACCCGGCTCCGTACGCCTTGCCGCGCACACCCTCATGCTTGCCGACCGCCTCGCCATCCCGGCCGTCCTGACCAACGCCGTCCGCTACGCCGACGCGGGCCAGCACCGGATCGCGGACGTGCTGGACGCCGCGCGGCTGCTACGCCCTGTGGACCGGCGACGGCTGGACTGCGGCGAGCGCTGGCTCAAGCCCGCCGGCGACATGACGGCGATCGCACAGCGGGTCGCGGCGGCAGCCGGTGCCGACGGCCGGCGGTCGGAGCGCCTCATCGCCGACACGCTTACCGTCGCCGACGCCTGCACCCTGGACGCCGTACGGGACCTCGGGCTGGGCACCCCGCATTTTCCCGAGCCCGAAGTGGTGGGTGCGGAGCCGGTGCCGGGCGGCGCGATGCGACTGCTGCGGCAGCGGTGCGAGGCCGGGATGGTCGCTCGCGGCCTCGACCTCGACCGGCGCGCAATGGACCAGCTGCACTACGAGCTCGGCATCATCGGACGGCTCGGCTACGAGGCCTACTTCCTCGCCGTCGCCCAGGTCGTCGCCGACGTCCGCGCGATGGGCATCCGGGTCGCCGCGCGCGGCTCCGGTGCCGGCTCGATGGTCAACCACGCGCTTTTTGTGGCGACCGCAAACCCTTTGTCGCACTCTCTTCTTTTTGAGCGTTTCCTGAGTGAGCGGCGAGCTTCGCTCCCGGACATCGACATCGACGTCGAATCCGCGCGCCGACTGGAGGTCTACGACCGGATCATCGCCCGCTTCGGCACAGAACGCGTCGCAGTCACCGGCATGCCCGAGACCTACCGCGCCCGCCACGCCTTGCGTGATACCGGCCTCGCACTCGGCCTGCCGCCGGCCACCGTCGACCGGATCGCGAAGTCCTTCCCCCACATCCGCGCCGCCGACATCCGCGGAGCACTCGCAGAACTCCCGGAATTGCGCGGCCTGGCCGCGGAAGCCGAGAACTTCGGCCCGCTGTGGGAGCTCGCCGAGGGCCTGGACAAGCTGCCGCGCGGGATCGCCATGCATCCCTGCGGCGTCATCCTCTCCAACTCCACCCTGCTGAACCGCCTGCCCGTGCAGCCCACGCCCGGTGGCGAGTACCCGATGGTCCAGGCCGACAAGGAAGACGTCGAGGACCTCGGCCTGCTCAAGCTCGACGTCCTGGGGGTGCGGATGCAGTCCGCGATGGCCCACGCGGTGAAGGAGATCCGCCGCACGACCGGCCGGCAGATCGACCTCGACAACCCCGACCACGCCCCCCTCGACGACCGGTTCGCCTTCGCGCTCATCCAGGCCAGCGACACCGTCGGCATGTTCCAGCTCGAGTCGCCCGGCCAGCAGGACCTGGTCGGCCGCCTGCAGCCCCGCGGCCCCCAGGACGTCATCGCCGACATCTCCCTCTTCCGTCCGGGACCGGTCGCCGGCGGCATGCCCGCCCTTTACATCGCCGCCCGCCACGGCGCCGAACCCACCTACCCCCACCCCGACCTCGAGCCGGTCCTCGCCGATACCTACGGAGTGACGATCTGGCATGAACAGATCATCGACATCTTCGCCGTCATGACCGGCTGCGACAGAGCCCTCGCCGAGGTCGCCCGCCGCGCCCTCGGCGACGAAGAGCGCCTGCCGAAGATCGAGTCGTGGTTCCGGAAACTGGCCGGCGCCCGTGGCTACACGCACAGCGTTCTCGACGAAGTCTGGGAGATCGTCTCGTCGTTCGGAGCATACGGATTCTGCCGCGCCCACGCCGTCGCGTTCGCCGTCCCAGCCCTTCAGTCCGCGTGGCTCAAAGCCCACCACCCCGCCGCCCTCTACGCCGGCTTGCTGGAGCACGACCCCGGCATGTGGCCGCTGCGCGTCATCGTCGCCGACGCCCGCCGCCACAACGTCCCCGTCCTCCCCGTCGACATCAACCACTCCAAGCCCGCGTACACGGTCGAGGAGACGCCGGACAGCTGGGGCGTGCGGATCTCCCTGTCCTCGGTACACGGCATCAGCGAAGAGGAGGTCGTCAGGATCGCCGCAGCACAGCCCTACACCTCGCTCCAGGACTTCTGGGCCCGCGCCCGGCCGAAGCTGCCGACCGTCGAACGCCTGATCAGGATCGGCGCACTCGACCAGTTCAAGGGAGAGGCGTCACGGCGGGACCTGCTGCTGCAGGCGACCGA includes:
- a CDS encoding DNA polymerase III subunit alpha, yielding MRGGLPHLHVASGFSARYGASHPSDLATRAAERGIGTLALTDRDMVTGTVRFAKAAAAEGIRPLFGVDLGVAACTPAAPAARRRTPVRGGAHVAEAPFRATFLAQDPDGWARLCRLVSATHAAAFAAGAPPAASWEHLRQYAGSGLVVMLGPASEPLRALSAGRADIAEQLLEPWRQAAGEGLRLEVVCWGLPGTGPGSVRLAAHTLMLADRLAIPAVLTNAVRYADAGQHRIADVLDAARLLRPVDRRRLDCGERWLKPAGDMTAIAQRVAAAAGADGRRSERLIADTLTVADACTLDAVRDLGLGTPHFPEPEVVGAEPVPGGAMRLLRQRCEAGMVARGLDLDRRAMDQLHYELGIIGRLGYEAYFLAVAQVVADVRAMGIRVAARGSGAGSMVNHALFVATANPLSHSLLFERFLSERRASLPDIDIDVESARRLEVYDRIIARFGTERVAVTGMPETYRARHALRDTGLALGLPPATVDRIAKSFPHIRAADIRGALAELPELRGLAAEAENFGPLWELAEGLDKLPRGIAMHPCGVILSNSTLLNRLPVQPTPGGEYPMVQADKEDVEDLGLLKLDVLGVRMQSAMAHAVKEIRRTTGRQIDLDNPDHAPLDDRFAFALIQASDTVGMFQLESPGQQDLVGRLQPRGPQDVIADISLFRPGPVAGGMPALYIAARHGAEPTYPHPDLEPVLADTYGVTIWHEQIIDIFAVMTGCDRALAEVARRALGDEERLPKIESWFRKLAGARGYTHSVLDEVWEIVSSFGAYGFCRAHAVAFAVPALQSAWLKAHHPAALYAGLLEHDPGMWPLRVIVADARRHNVPVLPVDINHSKPAYTVEETPDSWGVRISLSSVHGISEEEVVRIAAAQPYTSLQDFWARARPKLPTVERLIRIGALDQFKGEASRRDLLLQATELHRQTRTRPGTGQLPLDTTLVTAGPAGLREMTAREKLEAELGVLKIDVSRHLMEDHHRLLREIGATDAAHLKAMHPGQKVLVAGVRASTQTPPIASGKRIIFVTLEDGSGLVDLAFFEDSHEQCAHTIFHNGLLLVRGTVEARGPRRTVVGEMAWDLDSLATTRATHGPQAVLDILGQTPAPTPAQPTPARTIPDGTAGARLHPYADLQPAGTRSADLTRLGHRSQGSAG